tagcttactctagttaggggtatgggactcttcCTATACAATGAACATGTTAGCCTTGAAGGATGTTTTGGGAGGATTTTCTTCtttatgtatatgcttataaatgtaaatgatatgtatactATGATATTATATGTAAATGACACTATGATGTTTGTTTCATTTAACATGTCTTtagtctctattgctaaagtatgatgttatatACTTCTAATGTTaagctatgtgaagttggacattggttatggttcttgttaggtttacttgattgagtaaggttatgggtttTGTTTAGTCATTGGACTAGTCatcttaatgagggttcatgagtaatagtcttgctttggttatgatgttatgaactcttatacatacttgttgatgttataacttgatgattgAGTCTTCTTGACTTAATGAAATATGTACTATTGATTTTTATTGGTTCTTCAATGTGCATAGGGATTTTAAAGTATAACATAttactttaatgaaatgtccctttttagcatgattttatgtaaTGTGTTCATGTGGTCttatacatagtacaagtgatgtgatATCCTcgtttctccctttttccccaacattttaggttcaagTCGTTGAAAGGCTTGGACgacttttgaaggaagactttGAATTCTCACTctccaagtttggtaggtcctcacttttcgaggatCATGTCACTATCAAgcttttgatgttattctagtTATATGACATCTagttatttccttttcatttgaagaaGATTTTTGTACAGCCTATATGTGGcgttattgtattgatgtaagGTGTATTaccaattgttatactcttcTTCAGATGGTTATAAGATGAGATATCCATTTTaaactatgttatatcttatatatatatatatatgtgtgtgtgtgtgtgtgtgtgtatgtgtgtgtgttggtgtgtgtgagtgtgtgtgcgggcaataaaagtagaagactatgaaatcttcctatatgaaggttctatatgtaatataaatatattacgTGTATGCGAGAGTAACGATAGATAGaggataatttttaaattttccgcatttttaacctatgaatgtaattatgtaaactaagaggctagtcgttgtcctcttcgaggacgttgatgccggttacatctagtgggtgctccccggatgtgacaaacttggtataagagcatgaagttgaatatctttagagtCGTTTCTCATTTAAcaacgtctatgtagattcttattcataattgtgaagaacACCACCCTTATGAATAGGAACCTacatgatgcttaggaaacccttattttcttggaaatcaaatGCCGTCCCTCTAGATTCTTGAGTATATGTGCCCTTAGCATCTAAtcattttattgtgattattggaaATGAATACTCAAAGAACAGCCGCTTGAAGATTTGACGAAGAGATTTCTAATGCAGGAGTTCTTCCCCGGGACAATCTAGTCCCTCCTCTCCAAGAAGTTGcaaatgatgaccaagctccaCTCAATACTCAATCTTTGATGAATGGGGACATTAGGGAAGCCTTTCTTCAAATGACCCAAGCAATTACTACACAAGCACAAACCGTCACCACTTAAGCACAAGCCATGATAACGCAAGCTAATCGAGAGGTGGTACCCCGAGCAAATCAACATGTTGGCACCATGGCATCACGattagggatttcactaggatgagtTCCGCTTTTTTCTATGGGTCAAATTTGAGGATGACCCCCAAAATTTAATTGAGGAAACCTACAATATTCTCTACGCTACGGGGTTGACTAATAGTGAGAAAGCCAAGTTAGACACTTACCGACTCAAAGATGTGTCCTAAACTTGGTATGTCTAATGGAGATACAATATGCCTTGAAGGGGTGGACCAATGAcatgggagattttcaagaaagCTTTTCTTCATAGGTTCTTTCCTCGGGAGAAGAGGGAATCcaaagtggaagaattcatcaaccttcgttaaggaggtatgagtgtacttgctactctttgaaatttactaaattgtcaaagtatgctccttctttcaTTTCCGACCATAGGGATAAAATAAGCCGTTTTATGACGGGAGTGTCGGATGACTTTAaagaagaatgtcgtttggCTACGCTACATagtaatatgaatatttctcatctcatccttCATTCTTAAAAAGTGGAAGAGACTAGAgttaagagaaagagtagggaTAACAATAGGGCAAGGTCTtatgatggtggttcttcaaagggtaggcttgatcTCGAAGAAAAgactaggttcaagaagaggtatcaagttccttccaagtttcCTAAGGCTCGTGGTGATAAGGTTTCTAACCCTATGTCTGAAAAGGGAAGGGGTTctagttcaccaaccaagaaGTCAACTTGTGAAAAGTGTGGGAAGAATCATTATGGTGAGTGCCTCATTGGGACAGACAATTGCTTTGGTTATGGAAAGAGTGGCCACAACGTTAGGAATTGACCTAATTCAAAGGtacaagacaagggtagtggtcaagctcaataAAGTCgttctaatgttgatgctcTGAAAACCAATCACTTTTATACTCTCTGCTCTAGAGGTCAGCAAGAGACTTCTCGTGATGTGGTGACCGATATGTTGAAAGTcaattcaattgatgtatatgctttacctGATCCTGGTGACACCTTGttatttgttactcctttagtatCTAAAACGTTTGACATTTTGCTACCCAGGTGGGTGattcggttgttgcaaaaagagtgtatagaaattttcctataatgtttcccaatagagttactcatgttgaactaTTAGGAAttcatatgtttgattttgaggtcattttggggatggattggttgcatgtttGATTTGCTTACATatattgtagaacaagggttgTGAAGTTTAACTTTTCAAATGAGCTctttttagagtggaaggggggaaattatATTCCTAGAGATCgcatcatttcttgtttgaaataTTGTAGGATGATCTCTAAGGGGTTTTTATACCATATAGTTAAAGTCCATggtttagactccgaaattcctcccatagAGTCATCcccatagtgagggaatttcagGAGGTCTTTTCTAATGATCTTCCaggtattcctcccgaatgggaaattggttttggtattgacttgcaACCGGATACAAATCCTATTTCAATTACTCTCTATAGGATGGCTCCagcaaaattgaaagaattgaaggctAAActaaaagatttactagacaagggcttTATtcggcctagtatttctccataggGTGCTCCGGTATTGTTCGTGAAAAAAACGGATGGGTCTCTCAGAATGTGTATAAATTACCATCAAATCAACAAAGTCACAATGAAGAACAAGTaacctctccctcggattgatgatttatttgataaacTCCAAGGTGCGAGCTACTTTCCATGATTGACTTGAGATTAGGATATCACCAAATTAGGGTGAGGGGTGAAGATATTACCAAGATGGTATtttgaacaagatatggtcactatgagttcttagtaatgttctttggtctaactaatgctccagcggcatttatggacctaatgaatagggtgtttcgaagttacctagattcatttgtcattttcttaATTGACAACATCTTTGCATATTCGataaatgagggtgaacacatggaccatttgagaaTGGTGTTGCAAGTTCCTATGGAACAccaatttttttccaattatagcaattgtgagttttggttgaggtcggtagCAGTTCTTGGTCctatcatctctagtgaaggtgtagaggttgatccaagcaAGATCGAAGCGGTGAATATTTTGCCTAGACCTTTGGATCCTACGGATATTAAGAGTTTCCTAGGGATGGCCGGTTATTATAGAGGGTTTGTTGACGAGTTTGCATCTCTTGCCTCTCCTTTTaaaccttgacccaaaagaatgtgaaattcgAGTGGTcgaatgtaacactccgaaaagCCAAGATCTAATCTAGAGAGTAACATGAGTGTGTAAGGGTTATGATACTAttttatgacctaaaataatgtatatatgtCATCCAAGAAGTTTTAAAGGCAAgacgtcaaaggacgaccatAACGTCAGGAAACTAGcctaattgaactagttgagATCGCTATGTTTGGGGATGGTTTATGAAACGTTAaataaagtctaaaacatataaaaagacTTTGTCTAGGTATATTGTAGTATAGAGGGTCTAATCTTCGAATAAGAAcgccccaaggaccacccaaagggtcaTCGAGGAGGACCCAAGCATGGATTGggaggctgccaaagcagcctgcgaaAATCAAGAATCACTGGGCTGCTGCTTGACGCACTGCCCACACGAACCTCACTGTACCAAAATTTGTTTTTGGTAAGTAAAATGCGTGTTGGCCCACGACGCGGAGACACTTCCAAGATTNNNNNNNNNNNNNNNNNNNNNNNNNNNNNNNNNNNNNNNNNNNNNNNNNNNNNNNNNNNNNNNNNNNNNNNNNNNNNNNNNNNNNNNNNNNNNNNNNNNNNNNNNNNNNNNNNNNNNNNNNNNNNNNNNNNNNNNNNNNNNNNNNNNNNNNNNNNNNNNNNNNNNNNNNNNNNNNNNNNNNNNNNNNNNNNNNNNNNNNNNNNNNNNNNNNNNNNNNNNNNNNNNNNNNNNNNNNNNNNNNNNNNNNNNNNNNNNNNNNNNNNNNNNNNNNNNNNNNNNNNNNNNNNNNNNNNNNNNNNNNNNNNNNNNNNNNNNNNNNNNNNNNNNNNNNNNNNNNNNNNNNNNNNNNNNNNNNNNNNNNNNNNNNNNNNNNNNNNNNNNNNNNNNNNNNNNNNNNNNNNNNNNNNNNNNNNNNNNNNNNNNNNNNNNNNNNNNNNNNNNNNNNNNNNNNNNNNNNNNNNNNNNNNNNNNNNNNNNNNNNNNNNNNNNNNNNNNNNNNNNNNNNNNNNNNNNNNNNNNNNNNNNNNNNNNNNNNNNNNNNNNNNNNNNNNNNNNNNNNNNNNNNNNNNNNNNNNNNNNNNNNNNNNNNNNNNNNNNNNNNNNNNNNNNNNNNNNNNNNNNNNNNNNNNNNNNNNNNNNNNNNNNNNNNNNNNNNNNNNNNNNNNNNNNNNNNNNNNNNNNNNNNNNNNNNNNNNNNNNNNNNNNNNNNNNNNNNNNNNNNNNNNNNNNNNNNNNNNNNNNNNNNNNNNNNNNNNNNNNNNNNNNNNNNNNNNNNNNNNNNNNNNNNNNNNNNNNNNNNNNNNNNNNNNNNNNNNNNNNNNNNNNNNNNNNNNNNNNNNNNNNNNNNNNNNNNNNNNNNNNNNNNNNNNNNNNNNNNNNNNNNNNNNNNNNNNNNNNNNNNNNNNNNNNNNNNNNNNNNNNNNNNNNNNNNNNNNNNNNNNNNNNNNNNNNNNNNNNNNNNNNNNNNNNNNNNNNNNNNNNNNNNNNNNNNNNNNNNNNNNNNNNNNNNNNNNNNNNNNNNNNNNNNNNNNNNNNNNNNNNNNNNNNNNNNNNNNNNNNNNNNNNNNNNNNNNNNNNNNNNNNNNNNNNNNNNNNNNNNNNNNNNNNNNNNNNNNNNNNNNNNNNNNNNNNNNNNNNNNNNNNNNNNNNNNNNNNNNNNNNNNNNNNNNNNNNNNNNNNNNNNNNNNNNNNNNNNNNNNNNNNNNNNNNNNNNNNNNNNNNNNNNNNNNNNNNNNNNNNNNNNNNNNNNNNNNNNNNNNNNNNNNNNNNNNNNNNNNNNNNNNNNNNNNNNNNNNNNNNNNNNNNNNNNNNNNNNNNNNNNNNNNNNNNNNNNNNNNNNNNNNNNNNNNNNNNNNNNNNNNNNNNNNNNNNNNNNNNNNNNNNNNNNNNNNNNNNNNNNNNNNNNNNNNNNNNNNNNNNNNNNNNNNNNNNNNNNNNNNNNNNNNNNNNNNNNNNNNNNNNNNNNNNNNNNNNNNNNNNNNNNNNNNNNNNNNNNNNNNNNNNNNNNNNNNNNNNNNNNNNNNNNNNNNNNNNNNNNNNNNNNNNNNNNNNNNNNNNNNNNNNNNNNNNNNNNNNNNNNNNNNNNNNNNNNNNNNNNNNNNNNNNNNNNNNNNNNNNNNNNNNNNNNNNNNNNNNNNNNNNNNNNNNNNNNNNNNNNNNNNNNNNNNNNNNNNNNNNNNNNNNNNNNNNNNNNNNNNNNNNNNNNNNNNNNNNNNNNNNNNNNNNNNNNNNNNNNNNNNNNNNNNNNNNNNNNNNNNNNNNNNNNNNNNNNNNNNNNNNNNNNNNNNNNNNNNNNNNNNNNNNNNNNNNNNNNNNNNNNNNNNNNNNNNNNNNNNNNNNNNNNNNNNNNNNNNNNNNNNNNNNNNNNNNNNNNNNNNNNNNNNNNNNNNNNNNNNNNNNNNNNNNNNNNNNNNNNNNNNNNNNNNNNNNNNNNNNNNNNNNNNNNNNNNNNNNNNNNNNNNNNNNNNNNNNNNNNNNNNNNNNNNNNNNNNNNNNNNNNNNNNNNNNNNNNNNNNNNNNNNNNNNNNNNNNNNNNNNNNNNNNNNNNNNNNNNNNNNNNNNNNNNNNNNNNNNNNNNNNNNNNNNNNNNNNNNNNNNNNNNNNNNNNNNNNNNNNNNNNNNNNNNNNNNNNNNNNNNNNNNNNNNNNNNNNNNNNNNNNNNNNNNNNNNNNNNNNNNNNNNNNNNNNNNNNNNNNNNNNNNNNNNNNNNNNNNNNNNNNNNNNNNNNNNNNNNNNNNNNNNNNNNNNNNNNNNNNNNNNNNNNNNNNNNNNNNNNNNNNNNNNNNNNNNNNNNNNNNNNNNNNNNNNNNNNNNNNNNNNNNNNNNNNNNNNNNNNNNNNNNNNNNNNNNNNNNNNNNNNNNNNNNNNNNNNNNNNNNNNNNNNNNNNNNNNNNNNNNNNNNNNNNNNNNNNNNNNNNNNNNNNNNNNNNNNNNNNNNNNNNNNNNNNNNNNNNNNNNNNNNNNNNNNNNNNNNNNNNNNNNNNNNNNNNNNNNNNNNNNNNNNNNNNNNNNNNNNNNNNNNNNNNNNNNNNNNNNNNNNNNNNNNNNNNNNNNNNNNNNNNNNNNNNNNNNNNNNNNNNNNNNNNNNNNNNNNNNNNNNNNNNNNNNNNNNNNNNNNNNNNNNNNNNNNNNNNNNNNNNNNNNNNNNNNNNNNNNNNNNNNNNNNNNNNNNNNNNNNNNNNNNNNNNNNNNNNNNNNNNNNNNNNNNNNNNNNNNNNNNNNNNNNNNNNNNNNNNNNNNNNNNNNNNNNNNNNNNNNNNNNNNNNNNNNNNNNNNNNNNNNNNNNNNNNNNNNNNNNNNNNNNNNNNNNNNNNNNNNNNNNNNNNNNNNNNNNNNNNNNNNNNNNNNNNNNNNNNNNNNNNNNNNNNNNNNNNNNNNNNNNNNNNNNNNNNNNNNNNNNNNNNNNNNNNNNNNNNNNNNNNNNNNNNNNNNNNNNNNNNNNNNNNNNNNNNNNNNNNNNNNNNNNNNNNNNNNNNNNNNNNNNNNNNNNNNNNNNNNNNNNNNNNNNNNNNNNNNNNNNNNNNNNNNNNNNNNNNNNNNNNNNNNNNNNNNNNNNNNNNNNNNNNNNNNNNNNNNNNNNNNNNNNNNNNNNNNNNNNNNNNNNNNNNNNNNNNNNNNNNNNNNNNNNNNNNNNNNNNNNNNNNNNNNNNNNNNNNNNNNNNNNNNNNNNNNNNNNNNNNNNNNNNNNNNNNNNNNNNNNNNNNNNNNNNNNNNNNNNNNNNNNNNNNNNNNNNNNNNNNNNNNNNNNNNNNNNNNNNNNNNNNNNNNNNNNNNNNNNNNNNNNNNNNNNNNNNNNNNNNNNNNNNNNNNNNNNNNNNNNNNNNNNNNNNNNNNNNNNNNNNNNNNNNNNNNNNNNNNNNNNNNNNNNNNNNNNNNNNNNNNNNNNNNNNNNNNNNNNNNNNNNNNNNNNNNNNNNNNNNNNNNNNNNNNNNNNNNNNNNNNNNNNNNNNNNNNNNNNNNNNNNNNNNNNNNNNNNNNNNNNNNNNNNNNNNNNNNNNNNNNNNNNNNNNNNNNNNNNNNNNNNNNNNNNNNNNNNNNNNNNNNNNNNNNNNNNNNNNNNNNNNNNNNNNNNNNNNNNNNNNNNNNNNNNNNNNNNNNNNNNNNNNNNNNNNNNNNNNNNNNNNNNNNNNNNNNNNNNNNNNNNNNNNNNNNNNNNNNNNNNNNNNNNNNNNNNNNNNNNNNNNNNNNNNNNNNNNNNNNNNNNNNNNNNNNNNNNNNNNNNNNNNNNNNNNNNNNNNNNNNNNNNNNNNNNNNNNNNNNNNNNNNNNNNNNNNNNNNNNNNNNNNNNNNNNNNNNNNNNNNNNNNNNNNNNNNNNNNNNNNNNNNNNNNNNNNNNNNNNNNNNNNNNNNNNNNNNNNNNNNNNNNNNNNNNNNNNNNNNNNNNNNNNNNNNNNNNNNNNNNNNNNNNNNNNNNNNNNNNNNNNNNNNNNNNNNNNNNNNNNNNNNNNNNNNNNNNNNNNNNNNNNNNNNNNNNNNNNNNNNNNNNNNNNNNNNNNNNNNNNNNNNNNNNNNNNNNNNNNNNNNNNNNNNNNNNNNNNNNNNNNNNNNNNNNNNNNNNNNNNNNNNNNNNNNNNNNNNNNNNNNNNNNNNNNNNNNNNNNNNNNNNNNNNNNNNNNNNNNNNNNNNNNNNNNNNNNNNNNNNNNNNNNNNNNNNNNNNNNNNNNNNNNNNNNNNNNNNNNNNNNNNNNNNNNNNNNNNNNNNNNNNNNNNNNNNNNNNNNNNNNNNNNNNNNNNNNNNNNNNNNNNNNNNNNNNNNNNNNNNNNNNNNNNNNNNNNNNNNNNNNNNNNNNNNNNNNNNNNNNNNNNNNNNNNNNNNNNNNNNNNNNNNNNNNNNNNNNNNNNNNNNNNNNNNNNNNNNNNNNNNNNNNNNNNNNNNNNNNNNNNNNNNNNNNNNNNNNNNNNNNNNNNNNNNNNNNNNNNNNNNNNNNNNNNNNNNNNNNNNNNNNNNNNNNNNNNNNNNNNNNNNNNNNNNNNNNNNNNNNNNNNNNNNNNNNNNNNNNNNNNNNNNNNNNNNNNNNNNNNNNNNNNNNNNNNNNNNNNNNNNNNNNNNNNNNNNNNNNNNNNNNNNNNNNNNNNNNNNNNNNNNNNNNNNNNNNNNNNNNNNNNNNNNNNNNNNNNNNNNNNNNNNNNNNNNNNNNNNNNNNNNNNNNNNNNNNNNNNNNNNNNNNNNNNNNNNNNNNNNNNNNNNNNNNNNNNNNNNNNNNNNNNNNNNNNNNNNNNNNNNNNNNNNNNNNNNNNNNNNNNNNNNNNNNNNNNNNNNNNNNNNNNNNNNNNNNNNNNNNNNNNNNNNNNNNNNNNNNNNNNNNNNNNNNNNNNNNNNNNNNNNNNNNNNNNNNNNNNNNNNNNNNNNNNNNNNNNNNNNNNNNNNNNNNNNNNNNNNNNNNNNNNNNNNNNNNNNNNNNNNNNNNNNNNNNNNNNNNNNNNNNNNNNNNNNNNNNNNNNNNNNNNNNNNNNNNNNNNNNNNNNNNNNNNNNNNNNNNNNNNNNNNNNNNNNNNNNNNNNNNNNNNNNNNNNNNNNNNNNNNNNNNNNNNNNNNNNNNNNNNNNNNNNNNNNNNNNNNNNNNNNNNNNNNNNNNNNNNNNNNNNNNNNNNNNNNNNNNNNNNNNNNNNNNNNNNNNNNNNNNNNNNNNNNNNNNNNNNNNNNNNNNNNNNNNNNNNNNNNNNNNNNNNNNNNNNNNNNNNNNNNNNNNNNNNNNNNNNNNNNNNNNNNNNNNNNNNNNNNNNNNNNNNNNNNNNNNNNNNNNNNNNNNNNNNNNNNNNNNNNNNNNNNNNNNNNNNNNNNNNNNNNNNNNNNNNNNNNNNNNNNNNNNNNNNNNNNNNNNNNNNNNNNNNNNNNNNNNNNNNNNNNNNNNNNNNNNNNNNNNNNNNNNNNNNNNNNNNNNNNNNNNNNNNNNNNNNNNNNNNNNNNNNNNNNNNNNNNNNNNNNNNNNNNNNNNNNNNNNNNNNNNNNNNNNNNNNNNNNNNNNNNNNNNNNNNNNNNNNNNNNNNNNNNNNNNNNNNNNNNNNNNNNNNNNNNNNNNNNNNNNNNNNNNNNNNNNNNNNNNNNNNNNNNNNNNNNNNNNNNNNNNNNNNNNNNNNNNNNNNNNNNNNNNNNNNNNNNNNNNNNNNNNNNNNNNNNNNNNNNNNNNNNNNNNNNNNNNNNNNNNNNNNNNNNNNNNNNNNNNNNNNNNNNNNNNNNNNNNNNNNNNNNNNNNNNNNNNNNNNNNNNNNNNNNNNNNNNNNNNNNNNNNNNNNNNNNNNNNNNNNNNNNNNNNNNNNNNNNNNNNNNNNNNNNNNNNNNNNNNNNNNNNNNNNNNNNNNNNNNNNNNNNNNNNNNNNNNNNNNNNNNNNNNNNNNNNNNNNNNNNNNNNNNNNNNNNNNNNNNNNNNNNNNNNNNNNNNNNNNNNNNNNNNNNNNNNNNNNNNNNNNNNNNNNNNNNNNNNNNNNNNNNNNNNNNNNNNNNNNNNNNNNNNNNNNNNNNNNNNNNNNNNNNNNNNNNNNNNNNNNNNNNNNNNNNNNNNNNNNNNNNNNNNNNNNNNNNNNNNNNNNNNNNNNNNNNNNNNNNNNNNNNNNNNNNNNNNNNNNNNNNNNNNNNNNNNNNNNNNNNNNNNNNNNNNNNNNNNNNNNNNNNNNNNNNNNNNNNNNNNNNNNNNNNNNNNNNNNNNNNNNNNNNNNNNNNNNNNNNNNNNNNNNNNNNNNNNNNNNNNNNNNNNNNNNNNNNNNNNNNNNNNNNNNNNNNNNNNNNNNNNNNNNNNNNNNNNNNNNNNNNNNNNNNNNNNNNNNNNNNNNNNNNNNNNNNNNNNNNNNNNNNNNNNNNNNNNNNNNNNNNNNNNNNNNNNNNNNNNNNNNNNNNNNNNNNNNNNNNNNNNNNNNNNNNNNNNNNNNNNNNNNNNNNNNNNNNNNNNNNNNNNNNNNNNNNNNNNNNNNNNNNNNNNNNNNNNNNNNNNNNNNNNNNNNNNNNNNNNNNNNNNNNNNNNNNNNNNNNNNNNNNNNNNNNNNNNNNNNNNNNNNNNNNNNNNNNNNNNNNNNNNNNNNNNNNNNNNNNNNNNNNNNNNNNNNNNNNNNNNNNNNNNNNNNNNNNNNNNNNNNNNNNNNNNNNNNNNNNNNNNNNNNNNNNNNNNNNNNNNNNNNNNNNNNNNNNNNNNNNNNNNNNNNNNNNNNNNNNNNNNNNNNNNNNNNNNNNNNNNNNNNNNNNNNNNNNNNNNNNNNNNNNNNNNNNNNNNNNNNNNNNNNNNNNNNNNNNNNNNNNNNNNNNNNNNNNNNNNNNNNNNNNNNNNNNNNNNNNNNNNNNNNNNNNNNNNNNNNNNNNNNNNNNNNNNNNNNNNNNNNNNNNNNNNNNNNNNNNNNNNNNNNNNNNNNNNNNNNNNNNNNNNNNNNNNNNNNNNNNNNNNNNNNNNNNNNNNNNNNNNNNNNNNNNNNNNNNNNNNNNNNNNNNNNNNNNNNNNNNNNNNNNNNNNNNNNNNNNNNNNNNNNNNNNNNNNNNNNNNNNNNNNNNNNNNNNNNNNNNNNNNNNNNNNNNNNNNNNNNNNNNNNNNNNNNNNNNNNNNNNNNNNNNNNNNNNNNNNNNNNNNNNNNNNNNNNNNNNNNNNNNNNNNNNNNNNNNNNNNNNNNNNNNNNNNNNNNNNNNNNNNNNNNNNNNNNNNNNNNNNNNNNNNNNNNNNNNNNNNNNNNNNNNNNNNNNNNNNNNNNNNNNNNNNNNNNNNNNNNNNNNNNNNNNNNNNNNNNNNNNNNNNNNNNNNNNNNNNNNNNNNNNNNNNNNNNNNNNNNNNNNNNNNNNNNNNNNNNNNNNNNNNNNNNNNNNNNNNNNNNNNNNNNNNNNNNNNNNNNNNNNNNNNNNNNNNNNNNNNNNNNNNNNNNNNNNNNNNNNNNNNNNNNNNNNNNNNNNNNNNNNNNNNNNNNNNNNNNNNNNNNNNNNNNNNNNNNNNNNNNNNNNNNNNNNNNNNNNNNNNNNNNNNNNNNNNNNNNNNNNNNNNNNNNNNNNNNNNNNNNNNNNNNNNNNNNNNNNNNNNNNNNNNNNNNNNNNNNNNNNNNNNNNNNNNNNNNNNNNNNNNNNNNNNNNNNNNNNNNNNNNNNNNNNNNNNNNNNNNNNNNNNNNNNNNNNNNNNNNNNNNNNNNNNNNNNNNNNNNNNNNNNNNNNNNNNNNNNNNNNNNNNNNNNNNNNNNNNNNNNNNNNNNNNNNNNNNNNNNNNNNNNNNNNNNNNNNNNNNNNNNNNNNNNNNNNNNNNNNNNNNNNNNNNNNNNNNNNNNNNNNNNNNNNNNNNNNNNNNNNNNNNNNNNNNNNNNNNNNNNNNNNNNNNNNNNNNNNNNNNNNNNNNNNNNNNNNNNNNNNNNNNNNNNNNNNNNNNNNNNNNNNNNNNNNNNNNNNNNNNNNNNNNNNNNNNNNNNNNNNNNNNNNNNNNNNNNNNNNNNNNNNNNNNNNNNNNNNNNNNNNNNNNNNNNNNNNNNNNNNNNNNNNNNNNNNNNNNNNNNNNNNNNNNNNNNNNNNNNNNNNNNNNNNNNNNNNNNNNNNNNNNNNNNNNNNNNNNNNNNNNNNNNNNNNNNNNNNNNNNNNNNNNNNNNNNNNNNNNNNNNNNNNNNNNNNNNNNNNNNNNNNNNNNNNNNNNNNNNNNNNNNNNNNNNNNNNNNNNNNNNNNNNNNNNNNNNNNNNNNNNNNNNNNNNNNNNNNNNNNNNNNNNNNNNNNNNNNNNNNNNNNNNNNNNNNNNNNNNNNNNNNNNNNNNNNNNNNNNNNNNNNNNNNNNNNNNNNNNNNNNNNNNNNNNNNNNNNNNNNNNNNNNNNNNNNNNNNNNNNNNNNNNNNNNNNNNNNNNNNNNNNNNNNNNNNNNNNNNNNNNNNNNNNNNNNNNNNNNNNNNNNNNNNNNNNNNNNNNNNNNNNNNNNNNNNNNNNNNNNNNNNNNNNNNNNNNNNNNNNNNNNNNNNNNNNNNNNNNNNNNNNNNNNNNNNNNNNNNNNNNNNNNNNNNNNNNNNNNNNNNNNNNNNNNNNNNNNNNNNNNNNNNNNNNNNNNNNNNNNNNNNNNNNNNNNNNNNNNNNNNNNNNNNNNNNNNNNNNNNNNNNNNNNNNNNNNNNNNNNNNNNNNNNNNNNNNNNNNNNNNNNNNNNNNNNNNNNNNNNNNNNNNNNNNNNNNNNNNNNNNNNNNNNNNNNNNNNNNNNNNNNNNNNNNNNNNNNNNNNNNNNNNNNNNNNNNNNNNNNNNNNNNNNNNNNNNNNNNNNNNNNNNNNNNNNNNNNNNNNNNNNNNNNNNNNNNNNNNNNNNNNNNNNNNNNNNNNNNNNNNNNNNNNNNNNNNNNNNNNNNNNNNNNNNNNNNNNNNNNNNNNNNNNNNNNNNNNNNNNNNNNNNNNNNNNNNNNNNNNNNNNNNNNNNNNNNNNNNNNNNNNNNNNNNNNNNNNNNNNNNNNNNNNNNNNNNNNNNNNNNNNNNNNNNNNNNNNNNNNNNNNNNNNNNNNNNNNNNNNNNNNNNNNNNNNNNNNNNNNNNNNNNNNNNNNNNNNNNNNNNNNNNNNNNNNNNNNNNNNNNNNNNNNNNNNNNNNNNNNNNNNNNNNNNNNNNNNNNNNNNNNNNNNNNNNNNNNNNNNNNNNNNNNNNNNNNNNNNNNNNNNNNNNNNNNNNNNNNNNNNNNNNNNNNNNNNNNNNNNNNNNNNNNNNNNNNNNNNNNNNNNNNNNNNNNNNNNNNNNNNNNNNNNNNNNNNNNN
This window of the Solanum pennellii chromosome 2, SPENNV200 genome carries:
- the LOC114075984 gene encoding uncharacterized protein LOC114075984 is translated as MVSASLGQTIALVMERVATTLGIDLIQRGQQETSRDVVTDMLKVNSIDVYALPDPGDTLLFVTPLVSKTFDILLPSNCEFWLRSVAVLGPIISSEGVEVDPSKIEAVNILPRPLDPTDIKSFLGMAGYYRGFVDEFASLASPFKP